The DNA region TTATCCGCCTATAAAAAATCTTCGATACTTCCTTTTCCTTCACGCACAATTTCGAACGTCCCTTCCGTGCAGTCGATTACCGTCGAAGCTTCGTTATCGCCATAACCGCCGTCAATTACTAAATCGACCAGACTTTCGTATTTCTCGTGAATCAACTCGGGATCGGTAGAGTATTCAATTAGTTCGTCGTCGTCTTTTATAGAGGTAGAGAGGATCGGGTTGCCGAGTTCTTTTACGATGCAGCGGGCAATATTGTTATCGGGAACACGAATACCGACGGTTTTTTTATTGGAGCTTAATAATTTGGGTACATTATTATTGGCATTAAAAATAAAGGTAAAGGGACCGGGCAGTGCCTTTTTTAAAATCCTGAAGGTAGTATTGTCTATCGGTTTGATAAAATCAGAAATATGACTCAAATCGTGACAGATGAAAGAGAAGTTTGCCTTTTCGGGTTTTATCCCGCGAATACGGGCAATTTTTTCAATCGCTTTTGGATTGGTAATATCACAACCCAAACCGTAAATGGTATCGGTAGGATAGATAATTAAACCACCTTTTCTTAATACCTCAACAACTTGTTGAATGGCTCGCTGGTTAGGGTTTTCGGGATAAATCTTAATTAACATTGTGTAAAAATAACAATTTAATGGTGTCGATTGTTTATTAATCTTAATCTTTGTAAAACAAAACATACGCTACCCATTATCATGAGAAAAGCTTTCATTGCCATCGCTGCATTCTTAGTGGCCTTAACTATTATGTTGGGTTTATATCACCCTTTTTTATGGTGGACTTTTGTTTTCACTGGTCCTTTTGTCCTTTTAGGGATTTACGATTTATATCAGCCTAAACACAGTATTGTTCGTAATTATCCGGTATTTGGACGGTTGCGCTATTTTATGGAGGAGTTGCGGCCAAAAGTTTATCAATATTTTGTGGAGAGCGATACGAATGGAACGCCGTACAATCGTTTAAACAGGTCGCTGATTTACCAAAGGGCAAAAAAAGATAATGATACCATTCCGTTTGGAACGCAATTAAATGTTTACGATAGTGGTTACGAATGGCTGAGCCACAGTATTGCTGCAATTTCTCACCACGAATTAAATTCAGACCCGCGGGTGTTGGTTGGAGGGCCTGAATGCAAGCAGCCTTATTCGGCCAGTATTTATAACATTTCTGCCATGAGCTTTGGTTCGCTTAGCCAAAACGCAATTTTAGCCTTAAATGGAGGCGCCAAACTGGGCAACTTTGCACACAATACGGGTGAGGGAGGCATAAGCGATTACCACCGTAAACCTGGAGGAGATTTGATTTGGCAGATTGGAACGGGTTATTTTGGCTGTAGGCACGATGATGGCACATTTAACTTCGATGCGTTTGCGGAAAGGGCCACAACGGAACAGGTTAAAATGGTCGAAATAAAGTTGTCGCAAGGGGCAAAACCAGGTCATGGCGGCATGCTGCCAGCCTCGAAGGTAACGGCCGAGGTAGCCAGA from Pedobacter endophyticus includes:
- a CDS encoding L-threonylcarbamoyladenylate synthase encodes the protein MLIKIYPENPNQRAIQQVVEVLRKGGLIIYPTDTIYGLGCDITNPKAIEKIARIRGIKPEKANFSFICHDLSHISDFIKPIDNTTFRILKKALPGPFTFIFNANNNVPKLLSSNKKTVGIRVPDNNIARCIVKELGNPILSTSIKDDDELIEYSTDPELIHEKYESLVDLVIDGGYGDNEASTVIDCTEGTFEIVREGKGSIEDFL